atgcagtagtttttgcgtgaaagagaaacaaacatccaaacatccacactttcacagttataatattataatttggaTTAGGATAAACATCCTTATAGATCTCTGAGCGCATAGTACTCAGTTTTTGCGTgacaaacatccatacaaacaaactctcgcgtttaaattattattaagattgaataATATAAAGCAAACGTAAATTGTCAGGGATAAAACAATTAGTGCTGTCTCTTTCACAacatttccaattttttttaattctttatttggACCAAATAATAGTTGTACATAATTCCACTTGACATcctgaaactctcttgagtttatgtggaaaaggatagcacgaCTTACCAGTGTGCGTCCGCATGTGTATGGCCTGGAAGCTCCTGCTCTTGAAGGTCTTGTCGCACATCTGGCACGAGAACGGCTTCTCCGCCGAATGAGAGCGCATGTGCTTCACCAGGTCCGCCTGTGGGGTGATGACATCTTTGAGAGGCTACATGTatacagtgcgacaaggatcttttggcgcgtggccaaaatcggaactaacaccgccatcttgtgaagtgtcacaCTGTCCCCTTGAATGTGGTGTTGctaaagaaaaaatctgaattgCACTGTTTTTTTCCAATCCACATACAAAACTTCACGATATAAATACAGCGTAAATCCATCCTTGTACCATCTCATCGCAGCTTAAGTCTAATGCTGAACAAAATGCATCTAATGATTGTAAAAAAATCACCCTACAGCTTGTTACAGTTCTTCTTGTTCGTGGCCCTGTACTAACCTTGATTTTTTTCCAATACAATATTTACCTATCTGGCATTGACTTTCTAGCCATTTACTCATAAATTTTAATTCCAGTAAATATCTTTCCCTTTCGTGTTGTAGCTTATagagtactagatgatgccagcgactccgtccgcgtggatttaagttttttaaaaatctcgtaggaactcattttccgggataaaaagttgccgaagtcaatttccggattgtaagctaactctgtaccaaatatcattaaaatcggttaccAAATATCATGAAAACGTaagcgacagacagacactttcgcatttataatattagtatggctgTTCATCTAACCTTGATATAAAACCTCATCTCGCACATGGTGCACGCATAGTTCTTGATGCCCGTGTGCCGTATGAGGTGTATCTTGAGGTTGCCGGGCTGCGCGAACTTCTTGCCGCACTGCGAGCAGCTGTAGTTCTTCTGGTCGCTGTGAGTCTCCAGGTGCACCTGCAGACAACCACGGGTACAGTGGGAGACTACCTCCCGGGTAGATGGGTACCCAGGTTTAGGCGTATTTATTATTGAAGAGTGAAAGGCTTAAATGGCGAAGGAAAAcctcatgaggaaacctgcatgctcgAGAGTAATATGAAACGTTGATTTGCTTTGttaagaaattttcaaaaaaaaaatctgttttaaaataaatactaattgAAATTCACATAGGTACTAACCTTAACGTCATTTGGCGATACAAATACACTGCACCCATGCATTGAATAAGCTCACTAACCTTGTAGTCTTGAGGGTGACAAAGATTACTTTTGCGTCAGACATAATGCGTTCGCGCTGTATAGACACAGCCTGTTGCAGCTTGAGCAGCATCTGCGTCAAACGCCACTCAGTATTAGCTCGCGAGATGATGGACAACCGCAGCCGTCGGTATGATCCCTCGAGTTAGTGTTCTCACCTAGGTGAAGCCCGCTTTCCTATATTGTCTCGCCCAGAGTGCGCAATATTGCGCGAGGTTGTGCTGAACTTAGAACGTCGCATAGTAGCACTGGTGACTCGCACGCCCGCGTGGCTGTGGCCGTGCAGCCGCGTGAGGTGGGCGGCCTGCACCAACTTGGCGTCACGCAGATGATACTGGTGCATGCGCACGCCCCCGTGAAGGGTGCGCGTTGTGGGCCGCGCGAGACAGGAACGTCGCGCGACACAAACCTTGAGGTTGTACGCCTGCACGAACTTGGCGTCACACAGGTGACACTGGTGCTTGCGCACGCCCGCGTGGATGAGCTCGTGGTTCTTGAGCACGTTGAGGTAGGCGAAGCTCTTGCCGCACGCGAGGCATTGGTATTTGCGTACCGCGGAGTGGATGCGCGCGTGCGAGCTGAGGCTGCGCAGCGACATGAACGTCTTGTCGCAGTGCGCGCACTGGATGTCCGGCTGCAAGGGAGCTACGCTGTAGGCCGCGCGAGCGACAAACGTGTGGCCAGCCGCCGAAACCCCCCCAGCGACAAACTGCGCTCGGATGCTCGACCGTTCCCTCTCAGGGATTGTGCCATATCACCGATCACCCCATCAATCAAATAATTATCTGCATGCGAGCGTAGTTGTCACTTGGCATTTGCCGACCTACGAGTTTAGCAGAAGAGCTGAGGTGGGATTTATAAGCTTAAAATTAAGAGACAAAAATGAACTGCGGCTGACAATACGTTTGGTTTCAGATTGAAAAATTTCGAGcattaaatttttacaaaagaactttttgtaaaataaagaaGTAAAATTGCCATTTTTCTCCAAACAGTGCATCAATACCTAACTTCACAAAGTTTAGTAGTAAAAGTGATGAAGATTttaattatctatactaatattataaagaggaaacctttgtatttttgtatgtttgtattgaataggctcaaaaactactggctggttcttctcggtaggaactgcattccgaaccagtggtaaattatttgacgattcaaaagcacttgtaaaagtttatttgaataaaaatctattctattctatataaaaatctattctattctattctattctactggaccgatttcaaaatttcttttaccattacttagagggattcttccgaatccgtataggctatattttatcctggaaaatagaaaaaataaatgtccacccgtgcgaagccggggcgggtcgctagtcctTTTATATTCTATTAACCCCTTTCACTTGATACAAATGTCAAAATGTGCTTAATATGCTTTTATAccatttatacctattattattattattctattcaCCTCTTTCATTTGTGACCAATATCAAAATGACATATTACTTATGATTCTAACCTTTTTGTTTGATATCAATGTCAAAATATTACATTGAATGCTCGAAGTTTCTCAAGGGGTTACCTTACAGATGACAATCCCCAGGAGCAAGGATAAATAGACACTAAAATGAGTCCATACAAGCAACATTGACACAACAAGTTATAAGCAATACTAAAGTGGTTCTAAAGCAGATGAATAACCAAATGCCAGATACAAGCTTAGTCTGGAGGTGTGTAATTTACCCTTGCCtcgaagtaaaaaaaaagaaatgtcgAGCAAAAATGTATTGTGCAATTTGATATGATCTCAATCAGATAAGTTCAGTTTTACATCTGCTCTAGAAATTTACTGAAAACTTATTCAATTCTTTACCTTCTTCCCAAAGTGTCCACGCATATGTGCTTCAAAGTTTTCATACTTCTGGAAGCTCTTGCCGCATTTCATGCACTTCATACGCTCGCGTCTTCTCTTAGGTCCGTCCGGGTCTTTGGGCGGACGTCCGGGCCCGCGCCGTCTTCGCCTTTGTAGAATCTGACTGTAACAAAGAACAcacaaatcagttcagaaatctcagagatatcagtgtacataggtggAAAACACAACtcatccatttttgaaagtcatatcaaaaagtagcctattttactccttggttaatcctctacttgtctgtgaaattCCCGTctaaataggttcagccgttccgaagattagcctgctcaaacagacagacagacaaactttgattcagttatggtacagtttAAAAAACCATATGCGCTTAATATgatatataaaattaagtgtGTCtatgtgtatatatatatatgcaCATAGACAcactcaattttatttataaaaagtatataGATAAGTAAACAATAGTTTAAATGAAGATTTGAACCTTCATTTAAAATTCAGTTTTGAAGTAGTTACATTTACCTAAACACAACAGAAGTTGATGCTGGAATTTAGATTATCTTTTTAACACTTACCTAATGAGTATGGCATCAGCCGAAGGCTTCTCAGCTTTATCCGAGCTCTCCATACAATCACCAGTGGTGTTGTTCTCATGCATCTTAAGCTCATCAGTCAGTTCCGTAATGTTCACCTctaccatattattatcattgcctTCACTTGTGGGTTGATCATTTTTTGCTTGTAAATTCTGTAACAAATCAGGATAAAGCTCATcagacacaagtgtaaattaaaaattttcaacacccccgacaaatcattttcaaataaataattatgtatatctaggcaacgttcatcttgacagcttgacatttgtcaattgacataatattatgaacctaacggttatgtaaccttcttttctacaagaaaactagaaaagagctgataactcttaaacggctgaaccaatttttttggattatagctaagaacactctcgatcaagccacctttcaaacaaaaaaaactaaattaaaatcggttcatttgtttaggcgctacgatgccacagacagatacacagatacacacgtcaaacttataacacccctctttttgggtcgggggttaaaaatgtgtgatcACGATCATGGTCACACTTGCGCTGAGCAATTTTGTACAAGACATCCTGAAGCTTCCTGTCTGCTGCCCAGTTACAGCATGTTGCCAGTCATTGGCTTGTGCAGCTGAAGTAGAAATCCAGGGCACAGCATTGGATGATCTCCCAAACACAACAAACATATAAAGCATCAAATATGTTAGTGGCATTTTAGGGGATTtacaaaataactttatttaagttattaataattGCAATATCTGCAGTATACATAGGGCTGTAATATGTGATGCATTCAAAAACAAATGAGCATCCAAAAATAAACAACGCATACAAACCAAAAATAGGAAAGCCATATTGTTCTACAAAATCCAtcgaaaatatattaataataaaaatctattggaTCAAAATATACATTTCTAGCTAAGATTCTAGCAATATGGCAGGGTTTTTTCCTATCCTTAGTTAAGATTTTATAATCATTTTCAGAAACGGCTGAGCTGCAGTCTAGGGTATTAGAAAGTTACCTGTAATCTGCATTGCTGCTTTAATATGACATTGGATCTCACAACCACTTGCTTGAAGTAATACAGCTTGTTCAACAAGTCTAGGCATGTTTGGCAGATCAGCTTCGGAAGGGGATCTGTGGCTGCaatcttaattaaaattttggaTTACATACCAATACAATCTATTTTTCTTTAGCCAAGTTAATAGGTAATCAAAGTGCCTCTTGCAGAAACCCATGTGACAATATACAGCTTATGGGACTTTCTGATTACAACCTTGTTTCTCCAAGAAATATGCTGtcatttgtttactttttaagtcAGCTATGGCAAAATAGTAAATTTTTCTTATGGTGTACTCTGAACACAAGACAAGCGAGGTCGCATTAGCATACATATGTGTAGAAGCTGAAATTTTAATGGTTGTCTTTGGACATTGAGTACTCATTAAAATCCAATTTTACATTGTATTTTTTGGGATTTCAATGATCGTTTGTATGTTGTATGCTTCATATCCATTACTCTTTAGAAAGGAGTACAAAGCTAAGCAACGTATTTCAGCGGCGATAAACATTCGTACAAGAGGTccgaacaaataaaaaaaacaattcgcAGGTAATCTATATTCACAAGGCCACCAGAGGCTCCTACATAGAAAATACAATACATAAGTAGTTATTACCAACAGTAGTTGTTACTTTAACATCTTTCTTACCTCGACAGAAGTACAATACTTGAAAACGCCTGAAGAACAGGCAGTAAACAAGTCTTTGAGAGGTCCTGTGTCGGATAAACAAGCGcgacatattttattaaagtctAAAATGTGcgccatttttatatattttctgaTACCTAGCACTATTTCACATATACATTAGTTTTCAGGGTTTGTTATGAATACCAATAGTCACAAATTCACATTCAAAAtcaatcaataattattatcaaacaacAAAATCATGTTACAAATTCCCGTTCCCAGAAAAATACAAATTCCACAAATTCTTTTTTGACTTTTGTTTCGATTGACATTTTGAT
This genomic stretch from Maniola jurtina chromosome 2, ilManJurt1.1, whole genome shotgun sequence harbors:
- the LOC123876224 gene encoding zinc finger protein 32-like isoform X3 yields the protein MAHILDFNKICRACLSDTGPLKDLFTACSSGVFKYCTSVEIAATDPLPKLICQTCLDLLNKLYYFKQVVVRSNVILKQQCRLQNLQAKNDQPTSEGNDNNMVEVNITELTDELKMHENNTTGDCMESSDKAEKPSADAILISQILQRRRRRGPGRPPKDPDGPKRRRERMKCMKCGKSFQKYENFEAHMRGHFGKKVHLETHSDQKNYSCSQCGKKFAQPGNLKIHLIRHTGIKNYACTMCEMRFYIKADLVKHMRSHSAEKPFSCQMCDKTFKSRSFQAIHMRTHTGERPYACDLCPKKFMARKDLRNHRMIHTGEKPHKCQLCNQAFIQKCALNRHMKGHGKNNEDAQTLIRAPLPPVNINNTPPLAMAYAQWHTN
- the LOC123876224 gene encoding zinc finger protein 510-like isoform X1 is translated as MAHILDFNKICRACLSDTGPLKDLFTACSSGVFKYCTSVEIAATDPLPKLICQTCLDLLNKLYYFKQVVVRSNVILKQQCRLQNLQAKNDQPTSEGNDNNMVEVNITELTDELKMHENNTTGDCMESSDKAEKPSADAILISQILQRRRRRGPGRPPKDPDGPKRRRERMKCMKCGKSFQKYENFEAHMRGHFGKKPDIQCAHCDKTFMSLRSLSSHARIHSAVRKYQCLACGKSFAYLNVLKNHELIHAGVRKHQCHLCDAKFVQAYNLKVHLETHSDQKNYSCSQCGKKFAQPGNLKIHLIRHTGIKNYACTMCEMRFYIKADLVKHMRSHSAEKPFSCQMCDKTFKSRSFQAIHMRTHTGERPYACDLCPKKFMARKDLRNHRMIHTGEKPHKCQLCNQAFIQKCALNRHMKGHGKNNEDAQTLIRAPLPPVNINNTPPLAMAYAQWHTN
- the LOC123876224 gene encoding zinc finger protein 32-like isoform X2 gives rise to the protein MAHILDFNKICRACLSDTGPLKDLFTACSSGVFKYCTSVEIAATDPLPKLICQTCLDLLNKLYYFKQVVVRSNVILKQQCRLQNLQAKNDQPTSEGNDNNMVEVNITELTDELKMHENNTTGDCMESSDKAEKPSADAILISQILQRRRRRGPGRPPKDPDGPKRRRERMKCMKCGKSFQKYENFEAHMRGHFGKKPDIQCAHCDKTFMSLRSLSSHARIHSAVHLETHSDQKNYSCSQCGKKFAQPGNLKIHLIRHTGIKNYACTMCEMRFYIKADLVKHMRSHSAEKPFSCQMCDKTFKSRSFQAIHMRTHTGERPYACDLCPKKFMARKDLRNHRMIHTGEKPHKCQLCNQAFIQKCALNRHMKGHGKNNEDAQTLIRAPLPPVNINNTPPLAMAYAQWHTN